The following proteins are encoded in a genomic region of Thermococcus pacificus:
- the purC gene encoding phosphoribosylaminoimidazolesuccinocarboxamide synthase produces MQAYEGKAKKIIPLDDGKVVMEFKDDATAFDGGKKAQFKGKGWLNAQISAHLFRVLEEKGIKTHFIGVAGDNKLIVEKLDMYPLEVVVRNVVAGSLKKRLPLDEGTELKEPIVELYYKDDSLHDPMINYYHAKVLGIDESEVKEMERIALKVNEILREYFRERGIILVDFKLEFGKNGRGEIVLGDEISPDTCRFWDAKTGKSLDKDVFRFDKGDLVKAYEELYARLTGETPSRT; encoded by the coding sequence ATGCAGGCCTACGAGGGTAAGGCCAAGAAGATAATCCCGCTCGATGATGGGAAGGTTGTGATGGAGTTCAAGGACGATGCAACGGCCTTCGACGGCGGTAAAAAGGCCCAGTTCAAGGGCAAGGGCTGGCTGAACGCCCAGATAAGCGCCCACCTCTTCAGGGTTCTTGAGGAGAAGGGCATAAAGACGCACTTCATCGGCGTTGCTGGTGATAACAAGCTAATCGTCGAGAAGCTTGACATGTACCCCCTTGAGGTCGTGGTGAGGAACGTCGTCGCAGGGAGCCTGAAGAAGCGCCTCCCCCTTGATGAGGGAACCGAGTTGAAAGAGCCGATAGTCGAGCTCTACTACAAGGACGACTCCCTGCACGACCCGATGATAAACTACTATCACGCGAAAGTTCTCGGCATAGACGAGTCTGAGGTAAAGGAGATGGAGAGGATAGCCCTCAAGGTGAACGAAATCCTTAGGGAGTACTTCAGGGAGCGCGGAATAATTCTGGTCGACTTCAAGCTCGAGTTCGGGAAGAACGGCAGGGGCGAGATAGTCCTCGGCGACGAGATAAGCCCCGACACCTGCCGCTTCTGGGACGCGAAAACCGGGAAGAGCCTCGACAAGGATGTCTTCCGCTTTGACAAGGGCGACCTCGTTAAGGCCTACGAAGAGCTCTACGCAAGGCTCACGGGCGAAACTCCGAGTCGTACGTGA
- the purM gene encoding phosphoribosylformylglycinamidine cyclo-ligase: MLTYAQAGVDDEKTANALKGIISLAKATFEFRKGRIGEPAEDLGHYAALMDFGNFYLAMTTDGVGTKVLVAEAVGKFDTIGIDMIAMNVNDLLCVGAEPVALVDYLAVREPDEKVFSEIAKGLYEGARQAGIAIVGGETAVMPDLINGFDLAGTAIGVVEKGKVITGERIRPGDAVIGISSSGIHSNGLTLARKLLIPKYGLDYEYEGKKLWEWLLEPTRIYVKPVLELLESVEVHGLAHITGGGLLNLKRLTNYGFSLEMPPIAGIFRLIHESGVPLDEMFRVFNMGVGMVAIVPPEEKEEALEVLNKHYESFELGTVTREPGIRVENYRVTL, encoded by the coding sequence ATGCTGACATACGCTCAAGCTGGAGTTGACGACGAGAAGACTGCCAACGCTTTGAAGGGCATAATCTCACTCGCAAAGGCAACCTTCGAGTTCAGGAAGGGCAGAATCGGCGAACCAGCTGAAGACCTCGGCCACTACGCTGCTTTGATGGATTTCGGAAACTTCTATCTTGCCATGACGACCGATGGTGTGGGAACCAAGGTGCTCGTTGCCGAAGCCGTCGGAAAGTTCGACACGATTGGTATAGACATGATAGCAATGAACGTCAACGATCTGCTCTGCGTCGGGGCTGAGCCCGTTGCGCTCGTTGATTATTTAGCGGTTAGGGAACCGGACGAGAAAGTTTTCTCAGAGATAGCCAAGGGACTCTACGAAGGGGCGAGGCAGGCAGGGATAGCGATAGTTGGCGGCGAGACAGCGGTTATGCCAGACCTTATAAACGGCTTTGACCTAGCCGGAACGGCCATCGGAGTGGTTGAGAAGGGAAAAGTCATAACAGGCGAGAGGATAAGGCCCGGCGATGCAGTAATAGGGATTTCCAGCTCTGGCATTCACTCCAACGGTTTAACTCTCGCGAGGAAGCTTTTGATTCCAAAATACGGCCTCGACTATGAGTATGAAGGCAAAAAGCTCTGGGAGTGGCTTTTAGAGCCAACGAGAATATACGTCAAGCCAGTTCTGGAGTTGCTGGAGAGCGTCGAGGTTCACGGACTGGCGCACATAACTGGGGGAGGACTTCTCAATCTCAAGCGCTTGACAAACTACGGTTTCTCGCTGGAGATGCCTCCAATCGCGGGAATCTTCAGGCTCATCCACGAGAGCGGCGTTCCGCTGGACGAGATGTTCAGGGTCTTCAACATGGGGGTTGGCATGGTTGCGATCGTTCCACCGGAGGAGAAGGAGGAAGCCCTCGAAGTCCTCAACAAACACTACGAGAGCTTCGAGCTTGGAACCGTCACGAGAGAGCCGGGGATAAGGGTGGAGAACTATAGGGTAACCCTTTAA
- the purT gene encoding phosphoribosylglycinamide formyltransferase 2, translating to MIKPRDELGTAMTDSAQKILLLGSGELGKEIAIEAQRLGVEVIAVDRYANAPAMQIAHRAYVGDMKNADFLFSVVEREKPDAIIPEIEAINLDALFELEKDGYFVVPNAKATWIAMHRERLRETLVKEAKVPTSRYAYATTLDELYDVCEKIGYPCHTKAIMSSSGKGSYFVKGPEDIPKAWEEAKKKARGSADKIIVEEHIEFDVEITELAVRHYDENGDIVTTFPKPVGHYQIDGDYHASWQPAEISERAEREVYRIAKRITDVLGGLGLFGVEMFVKGDKVWANEVSPRPHDTGMVTLASHPTGFSEFGLHLRAVLGLPIPGEWVDGYRLFPMLTPAATHVIKASVSGYSPRFRGLAKALSVPNATIRLFGKPEAYPGRRLGVAIAWDKSVSDAKKRAEMVAHAVELRTRTSTWQRQDV from the coding sequence ATGATAAAGCCCCGCGACGAACTCGGAACCGCCATGACTGACTCAGCTCAGAAGATACTCCTCCTCGGGAGCGGCGAACTGGGGAAGGAGATAGCCATCGAGGCCCAGCGTCTCGGCGTTGAGGTGATAGCCGTTGACCGCTACGCCAACGCTCCGGCGATGCAGATTGCCCACAGGGCCTACGTTGGCGACATGAAGAACGCCGATTTCCTCTTCTCGGTCGTCGAGAGGGAGAAGCCGGACGCGATAATTCCTGAGATCGAGGCGATAAACCTCGATGCCCTCTTTGAGCTTGAGAAGGACGGCTACTTCGTCGTCCCGAACGCAAAAGCGACCTGGATAGCGATGCACCGCGAGAGGCTCAGGGAAACACTGGTAAAGGAAGCGAAAGTCCCAACCTCGCGCTATGCATATGCCACAACGCTCGACGAGCTCTACGATGTCTGCGAGAAGATAGGCTACCCCTGCCACACAAAGGCCATAATGAGCTCCTCCGGAAAGGGCTCCTACTTTGTGAAGGGTCCGGAAGACATCCCCAAAGCCTGGGAAGAGGCGAAGAAGAAAGCCCGCGGCAGCGCCGACAAGATAATAGTCGAGGAGCACATCGAGTTTGACGTCGAGATAACCGAGCTAGCTGTGAGGCACTACGACGAGAACGGCGATATCGTTACTACCTTCCCGAAACCCGTCGGCCATTACCAGATCGACGGCGACTACCACGCGAGCTGGCAGCCGGCGGAGATAAGCGAGAGGGCGGAACGCGAGGTTTACAGGATAGCGAAGCGCATCACCGATGTCCTCGGCGGTCTCGGACTCTTCGGCGTTGAGATGTTCGTGAAGGGCGATAAGGTCTGGGCCAACGAGGTTTCTCCAAGGCCCCACGACACCGGGATGGTAACCCTTGCTTCTCATCCCACGGGTTTTTCAGAGTTCGGGCTCCACCTAAGGGCGGTCCTTGGGCTTCCAATTCCGGGAGAGTGGGTCGACGGCTACAGGCTCTTCCCAATGCTCACACCGGCGGCAACCCACGTCATAAAGGCCAGTGTCAGTGGTTACTCCCCGCGCTTCCGCGGTCTCGCCAAAGCTCTAAGCGTTCCCAATGCCACGATAAGGCTCTTCGGAAAGCCTGAGGCCTACCCCGGAAGGAGGCTCGGCGTTGCGATAGCTTGGGACAAGAGTGTGAGTGATGCAAAGAAAAGGGCGGAGATGGTGGCGCACGCAGTAGAGCTGAGAACCAGGACATCCACTTGGCAGAGGCAGGACGTTTAA
- the purE gene encoding 5-(carboxyamino)imidazole ribonucleotide mutase: MKVLVVMGSKSDSHIAEKVTSVFDEFGVEYDVEVASAHRNPKKVEELAKKDYDVFIAIAGLSAALPGVIAAHTTKPVIGVPVSAKLGGLDALLSVAQLPPGVPVATVGIDNGKNAALLAVEILALKDEGLRRKLEEYREKMRV; this comes from the coding sequence GTGAAAGTTCTCGTTGTGATGGGTAGCAAAAGCGACTCCCACATAGCCGAGAAGGTCACCTCGGTTTTTGACGAGTTTGGCGTTGAATACGACGTTGAGGTTGCCTCAGCCCACAGGAACCCCAAGAAGGTCGAAGAACTGGCGAAGAAGGACTACGACGTTTTCATTGCCATCGCAGGCCTGAGCGCGGCTTTGCCCGGCGTAATAGCCGCCCACACAACCAAGCCAGTAATTGGCGTCCCCGTCTCGGCCAAGCTCGGCGGCCTGGACGCACTTCTCAGCGTAGCCCAGCTTCCGCCAGGAGTCCCCGTCGCCACAGTCGGCATAGACAACGGCAAGAACGCGGCGTTACTCGCGGTAGAAATTCTTGCCCTGAAGGATGAAGGCCTGAGGCGAAAGCTTGAAGAATATAGGGAGAAAATGAGGGTCTGA
- the purD gene encoding phosphoribosylamine--glycine ligase, which yields MKILLVGGGGRENAIGEALVGSGAELYVVSKHRNPGLARLAKGYGLAKETDVGKVLVYAEKFGVEVAFIGPEAPLGTGIVDILEENGIPAVGPSKEAAKLETDKAFARQFMERHKIPGRKAFKVFDDVSEMRSWIDDFGKPVVVKPLGLTGGKGVKVVGYQLRDNDEAKAYAEELIKRDGKVLVEERTDGVEFTFQVFSDGKHVIPMPLAQDYPHAYENDEGPITGGMGSYSCSNGLLPFVTKEDYERAFETLKATIEAMRKEGTPYKGILYGQFMLSKDGPVIIEYNARFGDPEAMNVLPLLKTPLTEVAEGIVDGNLRKAEFEEKATVVKYLAPKGYPVNPIRGVNVEVDERAVEEAGARLYYASIDENFKLLGSRAIAVVGIAETLEEAERIAESAVPHIKGELFYRRDVGTRGSVEKRIRLMRELGKEFEPNSC from the coding sequence ATGAAAATCCTGCTCGTTGGTGGCGGTGGAAGGGAGAACGCAATAGGAGAGGCACTGGTGGGGAGCGGGGCTGAGCTCTACGTGGTCTCGAAGCACAGAAACCCGGGCCTTGCGAGGCTTGCCAAAGGCTATGGTTTAGCCAAGGAAACGGACGTGGGGAAGGTTCTCGTTTATGCCGAGAAGTTCGGCGTTGAGGTGGCCTTCATCGGCCCGGAGGCGCCGCTTGGGACGGGCATCGTTGATATCCTTGAGGAGAACGGTATTCCCGCGGTTGGTCCGAGCAAGGAGGCCGCAAAACTAGAAACGGACAAGGCCTTCGCCAGGCAATTCATGGAAAGGCACAAAATCCCGGGAAGGAAAGCCTTCAAAGTCTTCGACGATGTTTCCGAGATGCGCTCGTGGATAGACGATTTTGGAAAGCCCGTCGTTGTGAAACCCCTCGGTCTCACAGGCGGCAAGGGAGTTAAAGTCGTCGGCTACCAGCTGAGGGACAACGACGAAGCCAAGGCCTACGCGGAGGAGCTGATAAAGCGCGACGGGAAGGTTCTGGTAGAGGAGAGGACGGACGGCGTTGAGTTCACGTTCCAGGTATTCAGCGACGGGAAGCACGTCATTCCTATGCCGCTCGCACAGGACTACCCCCACGCTTACGAGAACGACGAGGGGCCGATAACAGGAGGTATGGGTAGCTACTCCTGCTCAAACGGTCTCCTGCCCTTCGTGACGAAGGAGGACTACGAGAGGGCCTTTGAAACGCTCAAGGCGACAATCGAGGCGATGAGAAAGGAGGGAACTCCCTACAAAGGCATTCTCTATGGCCAGTTCATGCTGAGCAAAGACGGACCAGTTATCATAGAGTACAACGCCCGCTTTGGCGATCCGGAGGCGATGAACGTCCTCCCGCTTTTGAAGACACCGCTGACGGAGGTAGCTGAGGGCATAGTGGACGGAAACCTGAGGAAAGCGGAGTTCGAGGAGAAAGCAACGGTCGTGAAGTATCTGGCCCCAAAGGGCTACCCGGTGAACCCAATCAGGGGCGTTAATGTCGAGGTTGATGAGAGGGCCGTAGAAGAGGCCGGCGCGAGGCTCTACTACGCTTCCATAGACGAGAACTTCAAGCTCCTCGGTTCAAGAGCGATAGCTGTCGTTGGAATAGCGGAGACGCTCGAAGAGGCCGAGAGGATTGCCGAAAGCGCGGTTCCGCACATCAAGGGCGAGCTGTTCTACCGGAGGGACGTTGGGACGAGGGGGAGCGTGGAGAAGAGGATTCGCCTGATGAGGGAGCTTGGAAAGGAGTTCGAGCCGAATTCCTGCTGA
- a CDS encoding formate--phosphoribosylaminoimidazolecarboxamide ligase family protein translates to MISRDEILGVLEKYDPERITVGVIGSHSALDIADGAKEEGLPVLVVAQRGRHRTYAEYFKLRKTRDGLTKGFIDEVIVLDKFAQIIDVQDELIKRNVIFVPNRSFVVYTGIDRVENDFRVPLFGSRNLLRSEERSEEKSYYWLLEKASLPYPEEVKPEEIDDVGLVIVKLPHAKKRLERGFFTAASYKEFREKAERLKKLGVITEEDLARARIERYIIGPVFNFDFFYSPIDGKIELLGIDWRFETSLDGHVRLPASQQLTLPEHQFEPEYTVCGHASSTLRESLLEKVFDMAERYVKATQEYYPPGIIGPFTLQTAVDKDLNFYIYDVAPRTGGGTNIHMAMGHPYGNALWRMPMSTGRRVALEIKRAIELDELEKVVT, encoded by the coding sequence ATGATAAGCCGCGACGAGATTTTGGGAGTCCTTGAGAAATACGACCCAGAGAGGATAACCGTCGGAGTGATTGGGAGCCACTCGGCCCTCGACATAGCCGACGGTGCTAAGGAAGAGGGCCTTCCCGTCCTTGTTGTGGCCCAGCGCGGGAGGCACAGGACCTACGCAGAATACTTTAAGCTCAGAAAGACGAGGGACGGCCTGACCAAGGGCTTCATAGACGAGGTCATTGTCCTCGACAAGTTCGCCCAGATCATTGACGTCCAGGACGAACTCATCAAAAGGAACGTTATCTTCGTCCCAAACCGCTCCTTCGTGGTTTACACTGGCATTGACAGGGTTGAGAACGACTTCCGCGTTCCCCTCTTCGGGAGCAGGAATTTGCTCCGGAGCGAGGAGAGGAGCGAGGAAAAGAGCTACTACTGGCTCCTTGAGAAGGCTAGCCTTCCTTATCCCGAGGAAGTAAAGCCGGAAGAAATAGACGACGTCGGCCTCGTCATCGTCAAGCTCCCGCACGCCAAGAAGAGGCTTGAGCGCGGCTTTTTCACGGCGGCATCGTACAAGGAGTTCCGCGAGAAGGCCGAGCGGTTGAAGAAGCTCGGCGTCATCACAGAGGAGGACTTAGCCAGAGCCAGAATCGAGCGCTACATAATCGGCCCGGTCTTCAACTTCGACTTCTTCTACTCGCCGATTGACGGGAAGATTGAGCTCCTGGGCATAGACTGGCGCTTTGAGACGAGCCTTGACGGTCACGTGAGGCTTCCAGCGAGCCAGCAGCTCACGCTCCCCGAGCACCAGTTCGAGCCCGAATACACGGTCTGCGGGCACGCAAGCTCTACTTTGAGGGAGTCGCTTTTGGAGAAGGTCTTCGACATGGCCGAACGCTACGTCAAGGCGACGCAGGAGTACTATCCGCCGGGGATAATCGGGCCGTTTACGCTCCAGACGGCCGTGGACAAGGACCTCAACTTCTACATCTACGATGTAGCTCCAAGAACGGGCGGTGGAACGAACATTCACATGGCCATGGGCCATCCGTATGGAAACGCCCTCTGGAGGATGCCGATGAGCACCGGTAGGAGGGTGGCGCTTGAGATAAAGCGCGCGATTGAGCTGGATGAGCTTGAGAAGGTGGTCACGTGA
- the purS gene encoding phosphoribosylformylglycinamidine synthase subunit PurS encodes MKWKVKVIVRLKEGLNDPEGRVIGKALRNLGYAVENLRVPKYFEFELESENPEEEVEEMCRKLLANPLIHSWEYRVEPVS; translated from the coding sequence ATGAAATGGAAGGTCAAGGTTATCGTTCGCCTTAAGGAGGGCCTCAACGATCCCGAGGGGAGGGTCATTGGAAAAGCATTGAGAAACCTCGGCTACGCGGTTGAGAACCTGAGGGTCCCCAAATACTTCGAGTTCGAGCTGGAGAGCGAGAACCCGGAGGAAGAAGTCGAGGAAATGTGCAGGAAGCTCCTCGCCAACCCCCTCATCCACAGCTGGGAGTACAGGGTCGAGCCGGTGAGCTGA
- the purQ gene encoding phosphoribosylformylglycinamidine synthase I: MVRFAVVVFPGTNCDFETERAIRKAGAEAERVWYKRSLKDFDGVVLPGGFSYADYLRAGAIAARQEIMGEVKEFAREGRPVLGICNGFQILTEAGLLPGALRPNKISRFLCRWVHLRVADNETPFTSLYEPGEVIRMPIAHAEGNYYVDNPSKVRIVFQYSDEEGNVTEAANPNGSVLNIAAVANGRGNVLGTMPHPERASDSFLGSEDGLKVFKSMVEWARR; the protein is encoded by the coding sequence ATGGTGAGGTTCGCCGTTGTCGTTTTCCCAGGAACCAACTGCGACTTTGAAACGGAGAGGGCAATAAGGAAGGCCGGTGCCGAGGCGGAGCGCGTCTGGTACAAGCGCTCACTCAAGGACTTCGACGGCGTAGTTCTTCCCGGTGGCTTCAGCTACGCGGATTATCTCCGCGCCGGGGCAATAGCGGCACGTCAGGAGATAATGGGGGAAGTGAAGGAGTTCGCCCGCGAGGGAAGGCCCGTCCTCGGGATATGCAACGGCTTTCAAATCTTAACTGAAGCCGGCCTTTTACCCGGTGCGCTCAGGCCGAACAAAATCTCGCGCTTCCTCTGCAGGTGGGTTCACCTCAGGGTTGCCGATAATGAGACGCCATTCACTTCCCTCTACGAGCCCGGAGAGGTCATAAGGATGCCGATTGCCCACGCCGAGGGCAACTACTACGTTGACAACCCGTCGAAGGTCAGGATAGTCTTCCAATACAGCGATGAGGAAGGCAACGTAACTGAGGCGGCAAACCCGAACGGCTCGGTCCTTAATATAGCGGCGGTGGCAAACGGGAGGGGGAACGTCCTCGGGACGATGCCGCACCCTGAGCGCGCCAGCGACAGCTTCCTCGGGAGCGAGGACGGGTTGAAGGTTTTTAAAAGCATGGTCGAGTGGGCGAGGAGATGA
- the purL gene encoding phosphoribosylformylglycinamidine synthase subunit PurL, whose product MFPHEEKLIRERLGREPNEVEWAMLEVMWSEHASYKSSRPWLRLLPTENEHVVIGPGEDAGIVKFDDDTWIAVGIESHNHPSAVEPYGGAATGVGGIVRDILCMGARPMALLDPIRFGPLEKERNRYLFEGVVKGIADYGNRIGVPTVGGETEFDESLDNYTLVNVACIGIMKPEHLVHSYVTEAGLKLVLVGNRTGRDGIHGVTFASEELSENAEEEDRSAVQIPDPFTEKLLIEATLEAVYTGKVKALKDLGGGGLTCASSEMAEKKGFGAVIYADRVPLREPGVRPAEVMISESQERMLFAVKPEDIEEIGRIFEKYGLEWAIVGEVIEEPRYIVYWKGEKVADLPVELLTDVPTIEWEMKPYNVEKDVETPDIDFREAFDLVWGSPNVLSKRWVWEQYDHEVQGRTAVKPGMDSAVLKINDEYGLAFVADGNPNHSYLNPYHGAMGAVAEVVRNLVSVGAEPLALVDNLNFASPERPEVYWSFAETVRGLADAAKAFGLAYVSGNVSFYNEIAGKPIKPTPVVAGLGKVKLGKIPSMGLEEGLLIGVVGVTRKELGGSELYARLGVEGGLAPRVNLDEEKANAEGILKAIEKGLVSSVHDVSKGGIAVALAEMSLAGGVGFEVDLSAVHVEENLSPLEVAFSESHGRYVVAFPEESLDELKALFRHFAVIGRAGGSGAVFRWNGKELLRKSISELREVHESLPRLLGEEE is encoded by the coding sequence GTGTTCCCCCACGAGGAAAAGCTCATCCGTGAAAGGCTCGGCAGAGAGCCGAACGAAGTTGAGTGGGCCATGCTCGAAGTCATGTGGAGCGAGCATGCGTCATACAAGTCGAGCAGGCCCTGGCTGAGGCTTTTACCCACTGAGAACGAGCACGTCGTCATCGGGCCGGGCGAGGATGCCGGGATAGTTAAGTTCGACGACGATACTTGGATAGCCGTTGGGATAGAGAGCCACAACCATCCCTCCGCCGTTGAACCCTATGGAGGGGCCGCTACGGGCGTCGGCGGAATCGTCAGGGACATACTCTGTATGGGCGCAAGGCCAATGGCGCTCCTCGACCCCATACGCTTCGGCCCTCTGGAGAAGGAGCGCAACAGATACCTCTTCGAGGGCGTCGTCAAGGGTATAGCAGACTACGGCAACAGGATAGGCGTCCCAACAGTTGGCGGCGAAACCGAGTTCGATGAGAGCTTAGATAACTACACCCTCGTCAACGTGGCCTGCATTGGGATAATGAAGCCCGAGCACCTCGTCCACAGCTACGTTACCGAGGCGGGCCTAAAGCTCGTCCTCGTCGGCAACAGAACAGGCAGAGACGGAATCCATGGCGTAACCTTCGCGAGCGAAGAGCTGAGCGAGAACGCCGAGGAGGAAGACCGCTCCGCTGTGCAGATTCCCGACCCCTTCACGGAGAAGCTCCTCATCGAGGCGACACTTGAGGCGGTCTACACGGGGAAGGTGAAGGCCCTCAAGGACCTCGGCGGCGGCGGTTTGACCTGTGCATCTTCTGAGATGGCCGAGAAGAAGGGTTTCGGTGCGGTGATCTACGCCGACAGGGTTCCTCTAAGAGAACCCGGCGTGAGGCCTGCTGAAGTCATGATTTCCGAGAGCCAGGAGAGGATGCTCTTCGCGGTAAAACCTGAAGACATTGAGGAAATCGGAAGGATTTTCGAGAAGTACGGGCTGGAGTGGGCAATTGTCGGCGAGGTCATAGAGGAGCCGCGCTACATCGTCTACTGGAAGGGGGAAAAGGTCGCTGACCTGCCTGTTGAGCTCCTCACGGACGTCCCAACGATAGAGTGGGAGATGAAGCCTTACAACGTGGAAAAGGACGTTGAGACGCCGGATATTGACTTTAGGGAAGCCTTCGACCTCGTATGGGGCAGTCCCAACGTTCTGAGCAAGCGCTGGGTCTGGGAGCAGTACGACCACGAGGTTCAGGGGAGAACCGCTGTAAAGCCCGGAATGGACTCGGCGGTGCTGAAAATCAACGACGAATACGGCCTTGCCTTCGTGGCCGATGGAAACCCCAACCACAGCTACCTCAACCCCTATCACGGCGCGATGGGTGCAGTGGCAGAGGTTGTTAGAAACCTCGTGAGTGTCGGGGCGGAACCTTTAGCCCTCGTTGACAACCTCAACTTCGCCTCTCCTGAGAGGCCGGAGGTCTACTGGAGCTTCGCCGAGACGGTTAGGGGACTAGCTGATGCCGCTAAAGCCTTCGGTTTAGCATACGTCAGCGGCAACGTGAGTTTCTACAACGAGATAGCGGGGAAACCGATAAAGCCCACGCCCGTGGTTGCGGGCCTCGGGAAAGTGAAGCTTGGGAAGATTCCCTCGATGGGACTTGAGGAAGGCCTTCTCATCGGCGTTGTTGGAGTTACGAGGAAGGAACTCGGGGGCTCGGAGCTCTACGCAAGGCTCGGAGTGGAGGGTGGCCTTGCCCCGCGCGTTAACCTCGACGAGGAGAAGGCTAACGCCGAGGGAATTCTCAAGGCCATCGAGAAAGGCCTCGTCAGTTCAGTCCACGACGTGAGTAAGGGCGGCATAGCGGTCGCTCTGGCGGAGATGAGCTTAGCTGGAGGAGTTGGCTTCGAGGTAGACCTCTCGGCGGTTCATGTGGAAGAAAACCTCAGCCCATTGGAAGTGGCCTTCAGCGAGAGCCACGGGCGCTACGTCGTGGCTTTCCCGGAAGAGAGCCTCGATGAACTGAAGGCCCTTTTCAGGCACTTCGCAGTCATTGGAAGGGCCGGGGGAAGCGGGGCGGTCTTCCGCTGGAACGGGAAGGAACTCCTTAGGAAGTCAATTTCCGAGCTTAGAGAAGTTCATGAATCCCTACCAAGGCTTCTGGGTGAGGAGGAATGA
- a CDS encoding formate--phosphoribosylaminoimidazolecarboxamide ligase, with protein MRVATYASHSALQILKGAKDEGFETVAFGSGRVRPLYTKYFPVADHFIEGTYPEEELLELEAVVVPTGSFVAHLGIELVERMRVPYYGNKEVLRWESDRNLERRWLEKAKLRLPRVYDDPDDIDGPVIVKPHGAKGGKGYFLAKNPADFWEKAKRLGIRDKEDLSNVQIQEYVLGVPVYPHYFYSKLNRELELMSVDRRYESNADAIGRIPAKEQLGLELETNYTVIGNIPIVLRESLLMDVIEAGERVVKTAEELMGGLWGPFCLEGVFTEELEFVVFEISARIVAGTNPFVHGSPYSWLRYDFPVSTGRRIAMELRQALEEGRLGEILT; from the coding sequence ATGAGGGTCGCTACGTACGCCTCCCACTCGGCGCTTCAGATACTCAAGGGCGCAAAGGACGAGGGCTTTGAGACGGTCGCCTTCGGAAGTGGTAGGGTCAGACCGCTCTACACGAAGTACTTCCCGGTAGCAGATCATTTCATCGAGGGGACTTATCCAGAGGAGGAGCTGCTTGAGCTTGAGGCAGTTGTAGTCCCCACGGGCTCCTTCGTGGCACACCTCGGAATCGAGCTTGTCGAGAGAATGCGCGTTCCCTACTACGGCAACAAAGAAGTTCTGAGGTGGGAGAGCGACCGGAACCTCGAAAGGAGGTGGCTTGAAAAGGCAAAGCTCCGCCTTCCGAGGGTTTATGACGACCCGGACGACATTGATGGCCCCGTTATTGTCAAGCCTCACGGCGCCAAGGGCGGGAAAGGCTACTTCCTCGCCAAAAATCCAGCCGACTTCTGGGAAAAGGCCAAAAGGCTTGGGATAAGGGACAAGGAAGACCTGTCCAATGTTCAGATTCAGGAGTACGTCCTCGGCGTTCCGGTTTATCCTCACTACTTCTACTCGAAGCTCAACCGCGAGCTTGAGCTGATGAGCGTTGACAGGCGCTACGAGAGCAACGCCGATGCAATAGGTAGAATACCCGCCAAAGAACAGCTTGGTCTGGAACTGGAGACAAACTACACGGTGATCGGCAACATCCCGATAGTTCTCCGCGAGAGCCTGCTGATGGACGTGATTGAAGCCGGAGAAAGGGTCGTGAAAACCGCTGAGGAGCTCATGGGCGGTCTTTGGGGGCCGTTCTGCCTCGAAGGGGTGTTCACGGAAGAGCTTGAGTTTGTGGTCTTTGAAATCTCGGCCAGAATAGTGGCAGGAACCAACCCCTTCGTCCACGGCTCGCCCTACAGCTGGCTCCGCTACGACTTTCCGGTGAGCACCGGCAGGAGAATCGCGATGGAACTGAGGCAGGCCCTTGAGGAGGGCAGGCTCGGAGAAATTTTGACATGA